The following proteins are co-located in the Silene latifolia isolate original U9 population chromosome 1, ASM4854445v1, whole genome shotgun sequence genome:
- the LOC141651805 gene encoding root phototropism protein 3-like gives MVLGSVWWGEEGEIRAIVGLTRWCTVEPHRLLEEYPLISRCGKLSRIIDDTYDGDLNKISFDDLPGGAESFELASKFYYGITVDLTAAIISGLRCVAEDSVIVLKSCEDLSPWAKNLQIVRRCSESIAWKACANPKGIKWNYTGRPVKVASPIWNEMKEMSPSRAVHMPPDWLFEDVSILRIDHFVHVITAIRVKGMRFDLIGASVMHYATKCLPGVAKNSSAGNMMDELTNTGIFSKETCQ, from the exons ATGGTATTGGGGAGTGTTTGGTGGGGCGAGGAAGGAGAGATAAGAGCGATTGTGGGGCTGACAAGGTGGTGCACCGTTGAGCCTCACCGGTTGTTGGAGGAG TATCCTTTAATTTCTAGATGTGGGAAACTGAGCAGAATCATCGATGACACCTATGATGGGGATTTAAACAAGATATCCTTCGATGATCTCCCTGGTGGAGCCGAATCATTCGAGCTAGCATCGAAATTCTACTATGGGATCACTGTCGATCTAACAGCAGCAATCATCTCAGGTCTAAGATGTGTAGCAGA AGACTCAGTTATCGTGCTTAAGAGCTGTGAGGACCTTTCCCCATGGGCCAAAAACCTCCAGATTGTTCGGAGGTGTAGCGAGTCCATTGCTTGGAAAGCCTGCGCGAATCCTAAAGGCATCAAGTGGAATTATACTGGCAGGCCTGTAAAG GTTGCGAGCCCCATATGGAATGAGATGAAGGAAATGAGCCCAAGTAGAGCTGTCCACATGCCTCCTGATTGGTTGTTTGAAGATGTATCGATCCTAAGGATTGATCATTTTGTTCATGTTATAACTGCCATTAGAGTAAAGGGGATGAGGTTTGATTTAATTGGTGCTTCAGTTATGCATTACGCGACCAAGTGCTTACCTGGAGTAGCCAAGAATTCTAGCGCAGGAAACATGATGGATGAATTGACCAACACTGGCATTTTCAGCAAAGAAACTTGCCAATAA